A genomic stretch from Chitinophaga agri includes:
- a CDS encoding tetratricopeptide repeat protein, which translates to MFVMRFFLLLILGGLLSGNLPAQSDKLSKFQQFDGDDYEQIKPDSTFLQLKNAYNRAIEKKDQLAAASCLSQMGQICFHLGHLPQALDYHMQAISIFRKEHAALQLAGNLNDVGMLYYYNKQPELSRGQYEQALEIYHAVHNTPGIALTYGLIGHLHEKEQHYDSAFFYQRLALSTYLLADDKKGMSKIYENIGSIYEDLAVYDSAAWYFNKALDLNIIAGEDLARIEIYNNLGDVSRKTGHYAEALALTRRALLLSLALHEQHQLAGAYRDLAKAHHLAGTNDSAYFYLELSRQHLLETYSDENSKQVALLQSVYDIEKKNNEIERLQNARKTTRIMTVAIIIVVLLLVVMGVLIISRQRLKLRNEQILNTQHRQTFETERVLMEAALQTKQLQEGKLKEELEVRSRELTTHTLHLIQKNQLLEELRTRLDEMIRDDKRDQKKQLKQLLSQINHSFNHDQYWVDFRNIFEQVHQTFFDNLKKYCHTLTSNDLRLVALLRMNLESNDIATLLGISTDSLRVVRYRLRKKLNLQQGDSLTAFIQSL; encoded by the coding sequence ATGTTTGTGATGCGTTTCTTTTTACTGCTGATTTTAGGCGGACTACTGTCCGGCAATCTTCCTGCTCAAAGCGATAAGCTCTCAAAATTTCAACAATTCGATGGAGACGACTATGAGCAGATAAAACCTGACTCTACCTTCCTGCAACTGAAGAATGCCTATAACAGGGCTATCGAAAAGAAAGATCAGCTTGCTGCTGCCAGCTGTCTCTCTCAGATGGGGCAGATCTGTTTCCATCTGGGGCATCTGCCACAGGCACTTGACTATCACATGCAGGCTATCAGCATTTTCCGCAAAGAACACGCTGCTCTTCAGTTGGCCGGTAACCTGAACGATGTGGGCATGCTGTATTATTATAATAAGCAGCCGGAATTATCCCGCGGTCAGTATGAACAGGCCCTCGAGATATACCACGCCGTACATAACACGCCGGGTATTGCCCTGACCTATGGTCTCATCGGTCACCTTCATGAAAAAGAACAGCATTACGACAGCGCTTTCTTCTATCAACGACTGGCATTGAGCACCTATCTGCTGGCAGACGATAAGAAGGGCATGTCCAAGATCTACGAAAATATTGGTAGTATCTATGAAGATCTGGCCGTATACGATTCTGCTGCCTGGTATTTCAATAAAGCTTTGGATCTCAATATTATTGCAGGTGAAGACCTGGCCCGTATTGAGATCTATAATAACCTGGGAGATGTATCCCGGAAAACCGGTCACTACGCTGAGGCACTTGCGCTGACCCGTCGTGCGCTCCTACTGTCGCTTGCACTGCATGAGCAACACCAACTGGCAGGTGCCTACCGCGATCTCGCCAAGGCACATCACCTGGCTGGTACGAACGACAGTGCTTATTTCTACCTGGAACTCAGCCGTCAGCATCTGCTGGAAACCTATTCCGACGAAAACAGTAAGCAGGTCGCTTTACTACAGTCCGTATATGATATCGAAAAGAAGAACAATGAAATAGAACGGTTGCAAAATGCCCGTAAAACCACCCGTATCATGACGGTGGCTATCATTATTGTGGTACTGTTACTGGTGGTCATGGGGGTGCTGATCATCAGCCGGCAACGCCTGAAGCTGCGCAACGAACAGATATTGAACACACAGCACCGTCAGACATTTGAAACAGAGAGGGTACTGATGGAAGCGGCCCTGCAAACCAAACAGTTACAAGAGGGTAAACTGAAGGAAGAACTGGAAGTACGTTCCCGGGAACTGACCACCCACACCCTCCACCTGATCCAGAAGAACCAGCTGCTGGAAGAGCTGCGTACACGCCTGGATGAAATGATCAGGGATGATAAGCGCGACCAGAAGAAACAGCTCAAGCAACTACTCTCCCAAATTAACCATAGTTTCAACCACGACCAGTACTGGGTGGATTTCCGCAACATCTTTGAACAGGTGCATCAGACCTTCTTCGATAACCTTAAGAAATACTGCCATACGCTCACTTCCAACGATTTACGTCTGGTAGCCCTGCTCAGAATGAACCTGGAGTCAAACGACATCGCCACTCTTCTCGGGATTTCCACTGACAGTCTGCGTGTAGTAAGGTACCGGCTCAGAAAGAAGCTAAACCTTCAACAGGGGGATAGCCTGACCGCCTTTATCCAAAGCTTATAG
- a CDS encoding TonB-dependent receptor: MQKILFTFLFSCMSILCFAQTGLVTGNIVDKNQHLNLPGATLKLKPGNHYTVSNQQGKFEFLSVPAGTYTLEVTYIGYQTLSQEVAVTAGKTTDLQLKLEAGGIAGKEVLVVGDRLRGQAKALNQQRNNPNITNIVSADQIGRFPDANVGDAIKRIPGITMQNDQGEARNIIIRGLAPELNSVTLNGDRIPSAEGDNRRVQMDLIPSDMVQTIEVNKTLTPDMDADAIGGSVNLVTRAAPNGLRVSATASGGVNPIRGKALYTGGLVVANRFFNNKLGAVVSASYNNNDYGSDDMEATWSKDDFGNVFVSESEIRKYNVQRIRRSASASLDYKINAKNTLYASAMYNWRDDRENRYRLRYTSIEPEYDANDAITGYTASVRRQTKGGIDNNRNKNRRLEDQRVQNYSLRGEHLLGSKVDLDWSASYSKATEDRPNERYIEYRASNGSPVNMDVSDPRFPLVTAPTLRDEDFSFKALSENHDYTKEDEFGFKLNVRFPFSVIAGQKGRLRVGTRLRLKDKERLNNFFEYEPTSDFANLAGISNTNMSGKGYQPGEKYVPGTFVTNTFLGAQQLNDASKFEKSDVPAEYLAVNFNAKETISAGYIRWDQDLTKQLSVIAGVRVENTQTNYEGNIVAEEEDLEGQRNVKNSYTNVLPGITFKYNVNSDLVLRAAATTSIARPNYYDIAPYVSSLADDAELSAGNPDLKAAYAWNFDLMAEQYFKSVGILSGGLFYKSISHFIYTYRDNTYTREKFANDYKDVATNPIPAGEEWVYKQARNGDNVRVYGFEVALQRQLDFLPGFLKGFGVYVNYTYTKSKADGIFNADGDKRTDVTLPGTAPHMFNASLSYENPRFTARLSGNYTASYLDELGGDNFDDRFYDKQFFLDLNASFKLTKTLRVFGEANNLTNQPLRYYQGISSRTMQAEYYRPRYNFGVKFDL, encoded by the coding sequence ATGCAAAAAATTCTATTCACCTTTCTCTTTTCCTGCATGAGCATTTTATGCTTTGCACAGACCGGCCTGGTGACCGGTAACATCGTCGACAAGAACCAGCATTTGAATTTGCCTGGTGCGACGCTTAAATTAAAACCCGGCAATCATTACACTGTCTCCAATCAACAGGGTAAGTTTGAATTTTTAAGTGTGCCTGCCGGCACCTATACCCTGGAAGTTACCTACATTGGTTACCAGACACTTTCCCAGGAAGTAGCTGTTACTGCTGGCAAGACCACTGACCTGCAACTGAAGCTTGAAGCCGGTGGTATTGCTGGTAAAGAAGTACTGGTAGTGGGAGACCGTTTGCGTGGACAGGCAAAAGCCCTCAACCAGCAGCGAAACAATCCCAACATCACTAATATTGTATCAGCCGACCAGATCGGCCGTTTTCCTGATGCCAACGTAGGAGACGCGATCAAACGTATCCCTGGTATCACGATGCAGAACGACCAGGGTGAAGCCCGTAACATCATCATTCGTGGTCTGGCACCCGAGCTGAATTCAGTAACCCTGAACGGCGACCGTATCCCTTCTGCTGAAGGCGATAACCGTCGTGTACAGATGGACCTGATCCCTTCTGATATGGTACAGACCATTGAAGTGAACAAGACCCTGACCCCGGATATGGACGCTGACGCGATCGGTGGTTCCGTAAACCTGGTGACCCGCGCGGCTCCAAATGGCCTGCGCGTATCTGCAACCGCTTCCGGTGGTGTAAACCCTATCCGTGGTAAAGCTTTATATACTGGCGGGCTGGTAGTTGCTAACCGCTTCTTCAATAATAAACTTGGGGCAGTAGTAAGTGCTTCCTATAATAATAATGATTACGGTTCTGATGATATGGAAGCTACCTGGAGCAAAGATGACTTCGGGAATGTTTTCGTGTCTGAATCAGAAATACGTAAATACAATGTACAGCGTATCCGCAGAAGTGCTTCTGCCTCATTGGACTATAAGATCAATGCGAAGAACACCCTCTACGCCAGCGCTATGTACAACTGGCGCGACGACAGGGAAAACCGTTACCGTCTGCGTTACACGAGCATAGAGCCAGAATACGACGCCAATGACGCTATTACCGGTTATACAGCTTCTGTGCGTCGTCAGACGAAAGGTGGTATTGACAACAATCGTAACAAGAACCGTCGTCTGGAAGATCAGCGTGTACAAAATTACTCCTTGCGTGGTGAGCACCTGCTGGGTAGCAAAGTAGATCTGGACTGGTCTGCCAGCTATTCCAAAGCAACCGAAGACAGACCTAATGAGCGTTATATCGAATATCGCGCTTCTAATGGTAGTCCGGTAAACATGGACGTGAGTGATCCGCGTTTCCCATTGGTAACTGCTCCTACCCTGAGAGATGAAGACTTTTCTTTCAAAGCGCTGAGCGAAAACCATGATTATACAAAAGAAGACGAATTCGGTTTCAAACTGAATGTACGTTTCCCATTCAGTGTGATCGCTGGTCAGAAAGGCCGCCTGCGTGTTGGTACACGTCTGCGTCTGAAAGACAAAGAAAGACTCAATAACTTCTTTGAGTACGAACCAACCAGTGATTTTGCTAACCTGGCAGGCATCTCCAACACCAACATGAGTGGCAAAGGGTATCAGCCGGGAGAAAAATATGTTCCAGGTACTTTCGTAACGAATACATTCCTGGGTGCACAGCAGCTGAATGATGCTTCCAAATTTGAAAAGAGCGATGTTCCTGCTGAATATCTGGCGGTTAACTTTAATGCAAAGGAAACTATCTCTGCTGGTTACATCCGTTGGGACCAGGACCTGACCAAACAACTATCTGTTATCGCAGGTGTACGTGTTGAAAATACTCAAACCAATTATGAAGGTAACATCGTAGCGGAAGAAGAAGACCTGGAAGGACAGCGTAATGTGAAGAACAGTTATACCAACGTATTGCCAGGTATTACGTTCAAATACAATGTAAACAGTGACCTGGTGCTGCGCGCAGCTGCCACCACTTCTATTGCACGTCCAAACTACTATGATATCGCTCCTTATGTAAGCAGCCTTGCTGACGATGCTGAACTGAGTGCTGGTAACCCGGACCTGAAAGCAGCTTATGCGTGGAACTTTGACCTGATGGCTGAGCAATACTTTAAATCAGTGGGTATCCTGTCCGGTGGCCTGTTCTACAAGAGCATCAGCCACTTTATCTACACTTACAGAGATAACACCTACACCAGAGAGAAATTTGCGAATGACTATAAAGATGTAGCTACTAATCCTATTCCTGCTGGTGAGGAGTGGGTATACAAACAGGCACGTAATGGTGACAATGTAAGAGTATACGGTTTTGAAGTTGCCCTGCAACGTCAGCTGGACTTCCTGCCAGGTTTCCTGAAGGGTTTCGGTGTGTACGTGAACTATACCTATACCAAATCTAAGGCGGACGGTATCTTCAATGCTGATGGTGACAAACGTACCGATGTAACCTTACCAGGTACTGCACCACATATGTTCAACGCTTCGCTGTCTTATGAGAACCCTCGTTTCACAGCAAGACTGTCCGGTAACTATACTGCTTCTTATCTGGATGAACTGGGTGGCGACAATTTCGATGACCGTTTTTACGATAAACAATTCTTCCTGGACCTGAATGCTTCCTTCAAGCTGACAAAGACGCTGAGAGTATTCGGCGAAGCAAATAACCTGACTAACCAGCCACTGCGCTACTACCAGGGTATCTCTTCCAGAACTATGCAGGCAGAATACTATCGCCCGAGATACAACTTCGGTGTGAAGTTCGATCTGTAG
- a CDS encoding phytase yields the protein MLKKILAPLSGLVILGACQVDSAKTVVRQDGIKPVVVTQETGHDTDDPAIWINKKDTLKSLIIGTDKDSDGGLYAFDLEGKIVNKVLGLKRPNNVDIAYGFKLNGQLVDIAVLTERETNSIRVFRLPDLTPVDNGGIPVFEGEKERAPMGIALYTRPQDSTIFAIVGRKSGPADGYIWQYHLADENGVVKGHVVRKFGAYSGKKEIESIAVDNQLGYIYYSDETVGVRKYLADPARGDNKELALFATAGFVSDHEGISIYPTSDSTGYVLVSNQQNNSFMIYRREGENGVANEHKLIAEVPVSTLESDGSEVTAVPLGSKFPKGMFVAMSNGRVFHYYSWEDILAKIKDK from the coding sequence ATGCTTAAGAAAATCTTGGCGCCTTTAAGTGGTCTTGTCATCCTCGGCGCATGCCAGGTGGATTCTGCGAAGACTGTAGTAAGGCAGGATGGTATAAAGCCTGTGGTTGTAACACAGGAAACAGGGCACGATACTGACGACCCGGCCATCTGGATCAATAAAAAAGATACGCTGAAAAGCCTCATCATAGGCACAGATAAGGATAGTGATGGTGGATTGTATGCCTTTGATCTGGAGGGGAAAATTGTCAACAAAGTACTGGGTCTGAAACGCCCTAATAATGTGGACATCGCTTATGGCTTCAAATTAAATGGTCAGCTGGTTGATATAGCCGTCCTGACGGAACGAGAAACAAATAGTATCAGGGTATTCCGCCTGCCTGATCTGACACCGGTGGATAACGGCGGCATACCGGTATTTGAGGGGGAGAAGGAACGTGCACCAATGGGTATTGCGCTCTATACCCGTCCGCAGGATAGTACCATTTTTGCCATCGTAGGTCGTAAGAGCGGCCCTGCTGATGGATATATATGGCAATATCACCTGGCGGATGAGAATGGAGTAGTGAAAGGCCATGTGGTAAGAAAGTTTGGTGCCTATAGCGGGAAGAAAGAGATCGAATCTATTGCGGTAGACAATCAGCTGGGATACATTTATTATTCTGACGAAACAGTTGGTGTACGCAAGTACCTGGCAGATCCGGCCAGAGGGGATAATAAAGAACTGGCGCTGTTTGCAACCGCAGGGTTTGTGTCCGATCACGAGGGTATTTCCATTTACCCGACATCCGATTCTACAGGTTATGTACTGGTCTCCAATCAGCAAAACAATTCATTTATGATCTACAGAAGGGAAGGCGAGAATGGTGTAGCAAATGAGCATAAGCTGATAGCAGAAGTGCCGGTATCCACCCTGGAAAGTGATGGCTCGGAAGTGACGGCTGTTCCACTGGGCAGTAAATTCCCTAAAGGCATGTTCGTGGCGATGAGCAATGGAAGGGTTTTTCACTACTATTCATGGGAAGATATACTAGCTAAGATCAAGGATAAATAG
- a CDS encoding SdpI family protein, translating to MISLNSLLISPLLPGVVFIIAAFISQRYPPKKINATYGYRTQKSMQNEENWQLANKYSSKLMIKVGVMLALAGLVFSFLVSDMMISGILTAVLTVAAAMMIFFFTERQLK from the coding sequence ATGATTTCACTAAACAGCTTATTGATTTCGCCCTTACTGCCAGGAGTAGTTTTTATCATCGCAGCATTCATCTCACAAAGGTACCCACCTAAAAAGATCAATGCCACCTATGGCTACAGAACACAGAAATCAATGCAGAACGAAGAAAACTGGCAGTTGGCCAATAAGTATTCCAGTAAGTTAATGATAAAGGTTGGTGTTATGCTTGCATTAGCAGGACTTGTATTCTCCTTCCTTGTGTCAGATATGATGATCTCCGGGATATTAACAGCAGTATTGACAGTTGCAGCCGCAATGATGATCTTCTTCTTTACAGAAAGACAACTAAAATAA
- a CDS encoding N-acetylmuramoyl-L-alanine amidase family protein, giving the protein MRRFALLLLLQTAYTGLQLHAQAYLKMAQPLRTEINTSSSKQYWSGRTCVGCKVLLNNDSIYVYPNGVFAIKREIKHGKSTYVLSSTDSTGKFVSRTYHFYFNPLPPARVTPSFRIDYVNISPKTNTILSAGDTLRVRMKGYPDGQASWFNGKTIPELPAAQSGGIPGFYSGYYVLTEADSLLDGKINVTLKHKGQTAVLAGSSRYTYQRNSQLTARTIDDMSYLTISPDGDRLGPEKMGYLDRNVLLRISGKEGSHYRVRLSQNQFGYIPEGLVDTMTLTEPVPESIVTEARVWSDKQYDYISVGLADKLPYLSSQEVNPGKITVDIHGAFSEPGFLPATRPTGEISRIDWKQVSPDVFRIAISLTHKQPWGYKIYYADSNRITIRIKHQPASLELKNLTIGLDAGHGGGNIGTAGAMGIAEKQLSLTMTLLVKAALEKEGARVITTRMSDVFVDNQARLYNYRQLAPDLLLSIHMNSSINPVDIKGTANYYKHTFCEPLNRFIHTRLLETGLADFKNNANFNFILNMPTEMPSALIETLFLSYPEDEMRILDENFRLVLADKIVQGLKDFLQDAGK; this is encoded by the coding sequence ATGAGGAGATTCGCATTACTACTACTGTTACAAACAGCATATACAGGTCTGCAACTACATGCACAGGCGTACCTGAAAATGGCACAGCCACTCAGGACGGAAATCAATACCAGTAGCTCGAAGCAATACTGGTCAGGACGTACCTGCGTAGGATGTAAAGTGTTGCTCAACAATGATAGCATTTATGTATACCCTAATGGTGTCTTCGCCATCAAACGCGAGATAAAACACGGCAAGAGTACCTATGTGCTATCCTCAACTGACAGCACCGGTAAATTCGTATCACGTACGTATCATTTCTATTTTAATCCGCTCCCCCCTGCGCGTGTAACGCCATCGTTCCGCATAGATTACGTTAATATATCCCCTAAGACCAATACCATCCTCTCAGCGGGTGATACCCTGCGTGTACGCATGAAGGGCTATCCTGACGGACAGGCCAGCTGGTTCAATGGTAAAACCATTCCTGAGCTGCCTGCCGCACAGTCAGGTGGCATTCCGGGATTCTATTCAGGCTATTATGTATTGACAGAAGCAGACTCACTGCTGGACGGGAAGATCAATGTAACGCTGAAACACAAAGGGCAGACAGCCGTACTGGCAGGCAGCTCGCGGTATACCTATCAACGGAATTCCCAACTGACCGCCCGTACCATTGATGATATGAGCTACCTTACCATCTCTCCCGATGGCGATCGACTCGGGCCCGAAAAGATGGGGTACCTGGACAGGAATGTGCTACTGCGCATCTCAGGAAAAGAAGGTAGCCACTACAGGGTAAGACTGAGTCAGAACCAGTTTGGCTACATCCCTGAAGGACTTGTAGATACCATGACGCTTACTGAGCCAGTACCAGAGAGCATCGTCACCGAAGCCAGGGTATGGAGCGATAAACAATATGATTATATCTCTGTAGGACTCGCGGATAAACTACCCTACCTCTCCTCCCAGGAAGTCAATCCGGGTAAGATCACGGTAGATATCCATGGCGCGTTTTCCGAACCGGGCTTCCTCCCAGCCACACGGCCGACGGGAGAGATCAGCCGGATAGACTGGAAACAGGTAAGCCCGGACGTATTCCGTATAGCCATTTCCCTGACACATAAACAACCCTGGGGATATAAGATCTACTACGCCGACAGTAACCGGATCACTATCCGCATCAAACACCAGCCAGCCAGCCTGGAGCTGAAAAACCTGACTATCGGACTGGATGCCGGTCACGGAGGTGGCAATATTGGTACTGCTGGCGCTATGGGCATAGCAGAAAAACAACTGTCGCTGACCATGACCTTACTCGTCAAAGCTGCCCTTGAAAAAGAAGGCGCACGGGTGATCACAACACGTATGAGTGATGTCTTCGTCGACAACCAGGCCAGGTTGTATAATTACCGGCAACTGGCGCCCGACCTGCTGCTAAGTATTCATATGAACTCGTCTATCAATCCGGTAGACATCAAAGGCACTGCTAACTATTATAAACATACGTTCTGTGAGCCGCTGAACCGGTTTATACATACCAGGTTGCTGGAAACGGGGTTGGCAGACTTTAAGAATAATGCTAACTTTAACTTTATTCTTAACATGCCTACAGAGATGCCATCAGCATTGATAGAGACACTGTTCCTCAGTTATCCGGAAGATGAAATGCGTATACTGGATGAGAACTTCCGGTTGGTGCTCGCAGACAAGATAGTACAGGGGCTGAAGGACTTTCTGCAGGATGCCGGGAAATAA
- a CDS encoding acyl-CoA dehydrogenase family protein, giving the protein MDATVDNKHALKGVEFLVKETPANEVFTPEDFNEEQRMIKEMAEQFVTKEVSPVLDRIDKLEEGLMPSLLDKAGELGLLGAAFPEEYGGLGKDFVTATLINEALGAGHSFSVAMAAHTGIGSLPILYFGTEAQKQKYIPSLASGQMKGAYALTEPNSGSDALSAKTTAKLSEDGKFYILNGQKCWITNSGFADVFTVFAKIDGEQFTAFIVDKDTPGFTLGAEEHKMGIKGSSTRQIYFQDAQVPAENVLGEIGKGHLIAFNILNIGRLKLCAAAIGAAKNVTTITVQYANTREQFKQPIANFGAIKHKLGEMVIRNWVCESALYRTAQLIDDKEKELIAAGKPFAEALLGAAEEYAVECAILKVQGSEALDFSVDEGVQIHGGNGFSDEYVISKAYRDSRINRIFEGTNEINRLLALDMTLKRALKGRLDLMNPAMNVMKELMSIPDFGNDDETPFAAEKKAVANFKKAILLVAGGAVQKLMQEIQHEQEILMNIADMAIETFGAESALLRLLKRIELEGEAANALQADIVRTYINDAADRINKYAKDAINSFGSGDEQRMMLLGIKRFTKTTPFNTRDARRRIADKLIAENKYAW; this is encoded by the coding sequence ATGGACGCTACAGTTGATAACAAACATGCCTTAAAAGGCGTGGAATTCCTCGTTAAAGAAACCCCTGCCAACGAAGTCTTTACACCCGAAGATTTCAATGAAGAGCAACGCATGATCAAAGAAATGGCGGAGCAGTTTGTAACCAAAGAAGTTTCTCCCGTACTGGACCGTATTGATAAACTGGAGGAAGGGCTGATGCCTTCCCTGCTGGACAAAGCCGGTGAGCTGGGCCTGCTGGGCGCAGCATTTCCGGAAGAATATGGCGGACTGGGAAAAGATTTCGTCACCGCCACCCTTATCAACGAAGCCCTGGGCGCAGGCCACTCCTTTTCAGTAGCAATGGCGGCTCATACCGGCATTGGCTCCCTGCCTATCCTGTATTTTGGTACAGAGGCTCAAAAACAAAAATATATTCCATCCCTGGCCAGCGGACAAATGAAGGGTGCCTATGCCCTGACAGAGCCTAACTCCGGATCGGATGCACTGAGTGCCAAAACCACTGCTAAGCTATCGGAGGATGGCAAGTTCTATATACTGAACGGTCAGAAATGCTGGATCACCAATTCGGGTTTTGCAGATGTATTCACTGTATTTGCAAAGATCGATGGTGAGCAATTCACCGCATTCATCGTAGACAAAGATACTCCTGGCTTCACTTTAGGAGCGGAAGAACATAAAATGGGTATTAAAGGATCTTCCACAAGACAGATCTATTTCCAGGACGCCCAGGTACCGGCAGAAAATGTACTCGGCGAGATCGGTAAAGGCCATCTCATCGCGTTTAACATTCTCAATATCGGTCGTCTGAAACTTTGTGCGGCGGCTATCGGTGCGGCTAAGAACGTTACCACTATCACAGTGCAGTATGCCAATACCCGCGAGCAGTTCAAACAGCCCATCGCTAATTTCGGCGCTATCAAACATAAACTGGGTGAAATGGTGATCCGGAACTGGGTATGTGAATCGGCCCTTTACCGCACTGCGCAGCTCATAGACGATAAAGAAAAAGAACTGATCGCCGCCGGCAAACCGTTCGCAGAAGCACTGCTCGGTGCAGCAGAAGAATATGCAGTGGAATGCGCCATCCTGAAAGTGCAGGGCTCTGAAGCACTCGACTTCTCCGTGGATGAAGGCGTGCAGATACACGGCGGTAACGGCTTCAGTGATGAATACGTTATCTCCAAGGCATACCGCGACAGCCGCATTAACCGCATCTTTGAAGGTACCAACGAGATCAACCGCCTGCTGGCGCTCGACATGACATTAAAACGGGCACTCAAAGGCCGCCTGGACCTGATGAACCCTGCCATGAATGTCATGAAGGAACTCATGAGTATTCCGGACTTCGGTAATGATGATGAAACACCTTTTGCTGCAGAGAAAAAAGCAGTTGCCAACTTCAAAAAAGCCATCCTGCTGGTAGCAGGTGGCGCGGTACAGAAGTTGATGCAGGAAATCCAGCATGAACAGGAAATCCTCATGAATATTGCCGACATGGCGATTGAGACATTCGGCGCAGAAAGTGCATTACTCCGTCTCCTGAAACGAATAGAACTGGAAGGTGAAGCGGCTAATGCATTACAGGCTGACATCGTACGGACGTATATCAATGATGCGGCTGACCGCATCAACAAATATGCAAAAGATGCGATTAACTCTTTCGGTAGTGGTGACGAACAAAGAATGATGCTCCTGGGTATCAAACGCTTCACGAAAACCACTCCATTCAACACAAGAGATGCCCGCCGTCGTATAGCCGACAAACTAATCGCAGAAAATAAATACGCCTGGTAA
- a CDS encoding alpha/beta fold hydrolase translates to MSSFFLPYLKSRFHIITSGTGEELLICLHGFGENAESYSRLHDTLGTHYTIVSLDLPLHGQTEWKEERAFAMEDLKEVILLILQHYRFKTFSLMGYSMGGRVSLCVVQLLAERIDRLYLLAPDGLKDNRWHMFATQTAIGKWLFRYCTYHPQLFFGLLHAWRKLRLISRGLHKFAFNSMDTLEKRERVYFVWTCMGQMMPDRELCKQQLKTHRVQTLLLFGKYDRVIPPVLGIRFMDGTFPCEMRVLERGHQLISEEAAEVITAYIF, encoded by the coding sequence ATGTCTTCTTTTTTTCTGCCATATCTGAAAAGCCGTTTCCATATCATAACGAGTGGAACAGGTGAGGAACTGCTCATCTGCCTGCACGGTTTTGGAGAGAATGCGGAGAGCTACAGTCGTTTACATGATACATTGGGTACCCATTATACCATTGTGTCGCTGGACCTGCCACTGCATGGGCAAACGGAGTGGAAGGAGGAGCGGGCATTTGCCATGGAAGATCTGAAAGAAGTAATACTACTCATTCTCCAGCATTACCGTTTCAAGACTTTCTCCCTGATGGGGTACAGTATGGGGGGTAGGGTATCGCTTTGTGTGGTACAGCTGCTGGCTGAGAGAATTGACCGGCTGTATCTGCTGGCTCCCGACGGACTAAAAGATAACCGCTGGCATATGTTTGCCACACAGACTGCAATAGGGAAGTGGCTGTTCAGGTACTGTACCTACCATCCGCAGTTGTTTTTCGGCCTGCTGCATGCCTGGCGGAAGTTAAGGCTCATCAGCCGGGGATTGCACAAATTCGCTTTTAACAGTATGGACACCCTCGAAAAGCGGGAAAGGGTGTATTTTGTCTGGACATGTATGGGGCAAATGATGCCCGACAGGGAATTGTGTAAGCAACAACTGAAAACGCACCGGGTGCAAACGCTGCTGCTTTTTGGTAAATATGACCGCGTTATTCCGCCAGTATTGGGCATTCGTTTTATGGATGGTACCTTCCCCTGTGAAATGAGGGTGCTGGAACGTGGACATCAGCTGATCAGTGAAGAAGCGGCAGAAGTGATCACCGCCTATATTTTTTAA